A genomic segment from Pangasianodon hypophthalmus isolate fPanHyp1 chromosome 25, fPanHyp1.pri, whole genome shotgun sequence encodes:
- the fbxo3 gene encoding F-box only protein 3 isoform X4, producing the protein MAAATVLSLDSLPSDPLLLILSFLDFRDLVSCSLVSRRLNELTGHNPLWKRLCQKHWLLTEADKGQRGQSWRELFHDFYADLGRYIDYYSTLKKAWDDLKSYLGQKCPRMIASLKEGAKEEELDAIEAQIGCKLPNDYRCSYRIHNGQKLVVPGLMGSMALSNHYRSEDLLDIETAAGGFQQRKGMRQCLPLTFCFHTGLSQYMALESTEGRTRSEIFYHCPDQLAQDPSAIDMFITGSNFTEWFTSYVQNVVTGEYPIIRDQIFKYIHDKKCVATTDNITVSVSTSFLPELSSVHPPHFFFTYRIRIEMAKSALPESACQLDSRYWKITNANGNVEEVQGPGVVGEFPVMTPGKVHEYASCTTFSTTSEYMEGHYTFHRLKNKGEVFDVSIPRFHMVCPPFRESMSSVREAPIAVFNNDNDSDTDNYEDGELHVSESDGSRGKT; encoded by the exons TTGCAGTCTTGTAAGCCGGCGCCTGAATGAGCTGACAGGTCATAACCCTTTATGGAAGAGGCTTTGCCAGAAGCACTGGCTTCTCACAGA AGCCGATAAGGGGCAGAGAGGGCAGAGCTGGCGGGAATTGTTCCATGACTTTTACGCTGACCTTGGTCGCTACATAGATTACTACAGCACACTGAAGAAAGCCTGGGATGACCTGAAGTCCTACCTGGGCCAGAAATGCCCACGAATGATTGCCTCCCTCAAAG AGGGCGCAAAAGAGGAAGAACTGGATGCGATTGAAGCCCAAATCGGCTGCAAGCTCCCCAACGACTACCGCTGTTCCTACAGGATACATAATGGACAGAAATTGGTGGTGCCGGG GTTGATGGGCAGCATGGCCTTGTCCAATCACTATCGCTCAGAGGACCTGTTGGACATTGAGACAGCAGCGGGGGGATTCCAGCAGAGGAAGGGCATGAGGCAGTGTCTTCCCCTCACCTTCTGCTTTCACACAGGACTGAGTCAGTACATGGCCTTAGAAAGCACAGAGGGACGCACGCGCAGCGAGATCTTCTACCATTGTCCG gatcAACTAGCACAAGATCCGTCTGCTATTGATATGTTCATCACAG GGTCCAACTTTACTGAGTGGTTTACCTCATACGTTCAGAACGTGGTGACCGGAGAATACCCCATCATCCGGGACCAGatattcaa GTACATCCATGATAAGAAGTGTGTGGCCACCACTGATAACATAACCGTCTCAGTCTCCACTTCTTTCCTGCCTGAGCTCAGCTCTGTCCACCCACCACACTTCTTCTTCACATACAGAATCAG GATTGAGATGGCGAAGTCAGCACTGCCCGAGAGCGCGTGCCAGTTGGATAGTCGCTACTGGAAAATCACCAATGCGAATGGGAATGTGGAGGAGGTCCAAGGTCCTGGTGTTGTGG GGGAGTTCCCAGTGATGACCCCTGGTAAAGTTCATGAGTATGCCAGCTGCACAACATTCTCCACTACCTCTGAGTACATGGAGGGCCACTACACCTTTCATAGGCTCAAAAACAAAGGGGAGGTCTTTGACGTCTCCATCCCAAGATTCCACATGGTGTGCCCGCCCTTCCGTGAGTCCATG AGCTCTGTGAGAGAGGCACCCATTGCTGTCTTCAACAATGATAATGACTCAGACACAGATAACTATGAGGATGGAGAGCTGCATG TCAGTGAATCAGATGGTAGTAGGGGAAAGACATGA
- the fbxo3 gene encoding F-box only protein 3 isoform X3 codes for MAAATVLSLDSLPSDPLLLILSFLDFRDLVSCSLVSRRLNELTGHNPLWKRLCQKHWLLTEADKGQRGQSWRELFHDFYADLGRYIDYYSTLKKAWDDLKSYLGQKCPRMIASLKEGAKEEELDAIEAQIGCKLPNDYRCSYRIHNGQKLVVPGLMGSMALSNHYRSEDLLDIETAAGGFQQRKGMRQCLPLTFCFHTGLSQYMALESTEGRTRSEIFYHCPDQLAQDPSAIDMFITGSNFTEWFTSYVQNVVTGEYPIIRDQIFKYIHDKKCVATTDNITVSVSTSFLPELSSVHPPHFFFTYRIRIEMAKSALPESACQLDSRYWKITNANGNVEEVQGPGVVGEFPVMTPGKVHEYASCTTFSTTSEYMEGHYTFHRLKNKGEVFDVSIPRFHMVCPPFRESMVRSSSVREAPIAVFNNDNDSDTDNYEDGELHVSESDGSRGKT; via the exons TTGCAGTCTTGTAAGCCGGCGCCTGAATGAGCTGACAGGTCATAACCCTTTATGGAAGAGGCTTTGCCAGAAGCACTGGCTTCTCACAGA AGCCGATAAGGGGCAGAGAGGGCAGAGCTGGCGGGAATTGTTCCATGACTTTTACGCTGACCTTGGTCGCTACATAGATTACTACAGCACACTGAAGAAAGCCTGGGATGACCTGAAGTCCTACCTGGGCCAGAAATGCCCACGAATGATTGCCTCCCTCAAAG AGGGCGCAAAAGAGGAAGAACTGGATGCGATTGAAGCCCAAATCGGCTGCAAGCTCCCCAACGACTACCGCTGTTCCTACAGGATACATAATGGACAGAAATTGGTGGTGCCGGG GTTGATGGGCAGCATGGCCTTGTCCAATCACTATCGCTCAGAGGACCTGTTGGACATTGAGACAGCAGCGGGGGGATTCCAGCAGAGGAAGGGCATGAGGCAGTGTCTTCCCCTCACCTTCTGCTTTCACACAGGACTGAGTCAGTACATGGCCTTAGAAAGCACAGAGGGACGCACGCGCAGCGAGATCTTCTACCATTGTCCG gatcAACTAGCACAAGATCCGTCTGCTATTGATATGTTCATCACAG GGTCCAACTTTACTGAGTGGTTTACCTCATACGTTCAGAACGTGGTGACCGGAGAATACCCCATCATCCGGGACCAGatattcaa GTACATCCATGATAAGAAGTGTGTGGCCACCACTGATAACATAACCGTCTCAGTCTCCACTTCTTTCCTGCCTGAGCTCAGCTCTGTCCACCCACCACACTTCTTCTTCACATACAGAATCAG GATTGAGATGGCGAAGTCAGCACTGCCCGAGAGCGCGTGCCAGTTGGATAGTCGCTACTGGAAAATCACCAATGCGAATGGGAATGTGGAGGAGGTCCAAGGTCCTGGTGTTGTGG GGGAGTTCCCAGTGATGACCCCTGGTAAAGTTCATGAGTATGCCAGCTGCACAACATTCTCCACTACCTCTGAGTACATGGAGGGCCACTACACCTTTCATAGGCTCAAAAACAAAGGGGAGGTCTTTGACGTCTCCATCCCAAGATTCCACATGGTGTGCCCGCCCTTCCGTGAGTCCATGGTGCGCTCG AGCTCTGTGAGAGAGGCACCCATTGCTGTCTTCAACAATGATAATGACTCAGACACAGATAACTATGAGGATGGAGAGCTGCATG TCAGTGAATCAGATGGTAGTAGGGGAAAGACATGA
- the fbxo3 gene encoding F-box only protein 3 isoform X2: MAAATVLSLDSLPSDPLLLILSFLDFRDLVSCSLVSRRLNELTGHNPLWKRLCQKHWLLTEADKGQRGQSWRELFHDFYADLGRYIDYYSTLKKAWDDLKSYLGQKCPRMIASLKEGAKEEELDAIEAQIGCKLPNDYRCSYRIHNGQKLVVPGLMGSMALSNHYRSEDLLDIETAAGGFQQRKGMRQCLPLTFCFHTGLSQYMALESTEGRTRSEIFYHCPDQLAQDPSAIDMFITGSNFTEWFTSYVQNVVTGEYPIIRDQIFKYIHDKKCVATTDNITVSVSTSFLPELSSVHPPHFFFTYRIRIEMAKSALPESACQLDSRYWKITNANGNVEEVQGPGVVGEFPVMTPGKVHEYASCTTFSTTSEYMEGHYTFHRLKNKGEVFDVSIPRFHMVCPPFRESMSSVREAPIAVFNNDNDSDTDNYEDGELHGMNMADPGGRCPRHI; encoded by the exons TTGCAGTCTTGTAAGCCGGCGCCTGAATGAGCTGACAGGTCATAACCCTTTATGGAAGAGGCTTTGCCAGAAGCACTGGCTTCTCACAGA AGCCGATAAGGGGCAGAGAGGGCAGAGCTGGCGGGAATTGTTCCATGACTTTTACGCTGACCTTGGTCGCTACATAGATTACTACAGCACACTGAAGAAAGCCTGGGATGACCTGAAGTCCTACCTGGGCCAGAAATGCCCACGAATGATTGCCTCCCTCAAAG AGGGCGCAAAAGAGGAAGAACTGGATGCGATTGAAGCCCAAATCGGCTGCAAGCTCCCCAACGACTACCGCTGTTCCTACAGGATACATAATGGACAGAAATTGGTGGTGCCGGG GTTGATGGGCAGCATGGCCTTGTCCAATCACTATCGCTCAGAGGACCTGTTGGACATTGAGACAGCAGCGGGGGGATTCCAGCAGAGGAAGGGCATGAGGCAGTGTCTTCCCCTCACCTTCTGCTTTCACACAGGACTGAGTCAGTACATGGCCTTAGAAAGCACAGAGGGACGCACGCGCAGCGAGATCTTCTACCATTGTCCG gatcAACTAGCACAAGATCCGTCTGCTATTGATATGTTCATCACAG GGTCCAACTTTACTGAGTGGTTTACCTCATACGTTCAGAACGTGGTGACCGGAGAATACCCCATCATCCGGGACCAGatattcaa GTACATCCATGATAAGAAGTGTGTGGCCACCACTGATAACATAACCGTCTCAGTCTCCACTTCTTTCCTGCCTGAGCTCAGCTCTGTCCACCCACCACACTTCTTCTTCACATACAGAATCAG GATTGAGATGGCGAAGTCAGCACTGCCCGAGAGCGCGTGCCAGTTGGATAGTCGCTACTGGAAAATCACCAATGCGAATGGGAATGTGGAGGAGGTCCAAGGTCCTGGTGTTGTGG GGGAGTTCCCAGTGATGACCCCTGGTAAAGTTCATGAGTATGCCAGCTGCACAACATTCTCCACTACCTCTGAGTACATGGAGGGCCACTACACCTTTCATAGGCTCAAAAACAAAGGGGAGGTCTTTGACGTCTCCATCCCAAGATTCCACATGGTGTGCCCGCCCTTCCGTGAGTCCATG AGCTCTGTGAGAGAGGCACCCATTGCTGTCTTCAACAATGATAATGACTCAGACACAGATAACTATGAGGATGGAGAGCTGCATGGTATGAACATGGCTGATCCTGGAGGGCGCTGTCCTCGTCACATCTGA
- the fbxo3 gene encoding F-box only protein 3 isoform X1 — protein sequence MAAATVLSLDSLPSDPLLLILSFLDFRDLVSCSLVSRRLNELTGHNPLWKRLCQKHWLLTEADKGQRGQSWRELFHDFYADLGRYIDYYSTLKKAWDDLKSYLGQKCPRMIASLKEGAKEEELDAIEAQIGCKLPNDYRCSYRIHNGQKLVVPGLMGSMALSNHYRSEDLLDIETAAGGFQQRKGMRQCLPLTFCFHTGLSQYMALESTEGRTRSEIFYHCPDQLAQDPSAIDMFITGSNFTEWFTSYVQNVVTGEYPIIRDQIFKYIHDKKCVATTDNITVSVSTSFLPELSSVHPPHFFFTYRIRIEMAKSALPESACQLDSRYWKITNANGNVEEVQGPGVVGEFPVMTPGKVHEYASCTTFSTTSEYMEGHYTFHRLKNKGEVFDVSIPRFHMVCPPFRESMVRSSSVREAPIAVFNNDNDSDTDNYEDGELHGMNMADPGGRCPRHI from the exons TTGCAGTCTTGTAAGCCGGCGCCTGAATGAGCTGACAGGTCATAACCCTTTATGGAAGAGGCTTTGCCAGAAGCACTGGCTTCTCACAGA AGCCGATAAGGGGCAGAGAGGGCAGAGCTGGCGGGAATTGTTCCATGACTTTTACGCTGACCTTGGTCGCTACATAGATTACTACAGCACACTGAAGAAAGCCTGGGATGACCTGAAGTCCTACCTGGGCCAGAAATGCCCACGAATGATTGCCTCCCTCAAAG AGGGCGCAAAAGAGGAAGAACTGGATGCGATTGAAGCCCAAATCGGCTGCAAGCTCCCCAACGACTACCGCTGTTCCTACAGGATACATAATGGACAGAAATTGGTGGTGCCGGG GTTGATGGGCAGCATGGCCTTGTCCAATCACTATCGCTCAGAGGACCTGTTGGACATTGAGACAGCAGCGGGGGGATTCCAGCAGAGGAAGGGCATGAGGCAGTGTCTTCCCCTCACCTTCTGCTTTCACACAGGACTGAGTCAGTACATGGCCTTAGAAAGCACAGAGGGACGCACGCGCAGCGAGATCTTCTACCATTGTCCG gatcAACTAGCACAAGATCCGTCTGCTATTGATATGTTCATCACAG GGTCCAACTTTACTGAGTGGTTTACCTCATACGTTCAGAACGTGGTGACCGGAGAATACCCCATCATCCGGGACCAGatattcaa GTACATCCATGATAAGAAGTGTGTGGCCACCACTGATAACATAACCGTCTCAGTCTCCACTTCTTTCCTGCCTGAGCTCAGCTCTGTCCACCCACCACACTTCTTCTTCACATACAGAATCAG GATTGAGATGGCGAAGTCAGCACTGCCCGAGAGCGCGTGCCAGTTGGATAGTCGCTACTGGAAAATCACCAATGCGAATGGGAATGTGGAGGAGGTCCAAGGTCCTGGTGTTGTGG GGGAGTTCCCAGTGATGACCCCTGGTAAAGTTCATGAGTATGCCAGCTGCACAACATTCTCCACTACCTCTGAGTACATGGAGGGCCACTACACCTTTCATAGGCTCAAAAACAAAGGGGAGGTCTTTGACGTCTCCATCCCAAGATTCCACATGGTGTGCCCGCCCTTCCGTGAGTCCATGGTGCGCTCG AGCTCTGTGAGAGAGGCACCCATTGCTGTCTTCAACAATGATAATGACTCAGACACAGATAACTATGAGGATGGAGAGCTGCATGGTATGAACATGGCTGATCCTGGAGGGCGCTGTCCTCGTCACATCTGA